From the genome of Candidatus Saccharimonadales bacterium:
AAACAGGAAAATTAACGGGAAACCGATTGTAAAAAAGATTGCTAGTTTATCACGGAAAAACCTACGCGTATTAATCTTAACGAATGTCGCGACGGTAAATAATGATCGTTTCATATTACTTTTCACCCCTTAGGCCTTTACCAGTAAGATCAATAAATACATCTTCCAGATTAGCCTGTTCCACGTGTTGTTTCTTTGAAAAACCACGCTTCAGAAGTTGTTGAATAAGATTTTTGGGTGTATCAATCGCCACAATTTTACCGTTATCCATGACAGCAATCCTATCGCAAAGAATTTCAGCCTCATCCATATAGTGTGTCGTCATAATGACGCTAATACCCTTTGCGCGAACCTTTTCGATTAATTCCCAAAGATGACGACGAGCCTGTGGATCAAGACCTGTTGTTGGTTCGTCTAAAAAGAACACTTTTGGTCCGTGAACAAGCGCGGTCGTAATACTTAGGCGCTGCTTTTGACCTCCAGATAGGGCCTCGACAAAGCTATTTGCCTTTTCTTCCAGTTCAACATCACGAAGAAATTCCATAGGATCTACACGCTCACCATATGCGGCTGCAAACATTTCTACTATCTCAACAAGTTTTGTTTTGTCCTGAAACGCAGGAGTTTGCGGCTGTACGCCAATCAGATACTTGATTTTGTTCGGATTCTCGGCAACATTAATGCCATCAATGAAGACCTCGCCGTCGTCAATCGGGCGCAGCGTTTCCATCATTTCTAGAGTTGTTGTTTTACCGGCGCCATTTGGTCCTAGGATACCAAATATCTCACCTTTTTTAACTGAAAAACTAACTCCGTCAACAGCTTGTTTATCGCCGTAGCGCTTCTTAAGATTTTTTACTTCTATCATTGCATTCATCGTATTATTTTAGCATATAACTCCTGTGAATTACTTTGCTTTTACAGCGATCAATACTACAATGATCATATATGCGTATAAAAGCTTTCGATGAACTTAGCCGAAGCGATCAGTCTTTGCTGCAAGAGGCCGTTGAGCGCTTGTCTCGCTCTCTTAATAAAGTTAGCAATCCTCAAACAAGTGCAATTGCAGTAACCAAGAATAGTCGTCACTATGGAAATAATATCTTTCTTTCAAACTGTACTTTGTTCTGTGCCGAAGCCGTTGCGCTCGCGGCATCCGTTGCAGCAAATGATCATAAAATTACAAAACTATATCTTGCAGTGGGTAGAGCGGATAAAATACCTGCTATTATTTCGCCTTGTGGTAACTGCCGTCAAATGCTCCATGATTTTTCCCACTTGAACAATGACTCTATTGAAATTTTTTCTACGACAAGTGAACTTAAAGACGTCATGATAACCAACTCAGCTGAGCTTTTACCCGAAGGATTTAAGTCTGCTAGCTTAGGTAAGATGGCACAAAAATAAAAAGCACTCCCGCGGGGAAGTGCTTTTTATTATCTCAATGACGATTAACGTCGTTCGATAAATGTGTGTGCGTGACCACCTGCACCAGCACGGCCAGTTCGGCCAATACGGTGAATGTA
Proteins encoded in this window:
- a CDS encoding ABC transporter ATP-binding protein, producing MNAMIEVKNLKKRYGDKQAVDGVSFSVKKGEIFGILGPNGAGKTTTLEMMETLRPIDDGEVFIDGINVAENPNKIKYLIGVQPQTPAFQDKTKLVEIVEMFAAAYGERVDPMEFLRDVELEEKANSFVEALSGGQKQRLSITTALVHGPKVFFLDEPTTGLDPQARRHLWELIEKVRAKGISVIMTTHYMDEAEILCDRIAVMDNGKIVAIDTPKNLIQQLLKRGFSKKQHVEQANLEDVFIDLTGKGLRGEK